One region of Variovorax sp. J2L1-78 genomic DNA includes:
- a CDS encoding glycosyltransferase, translating to MTLIIDGVFLQLQRPESTQLWRPLLPLLASHLDIPIVLLDRGGQREQIAGIEVIPYPSYKPKFNTHDSALLERVCRHYGASAFVSTHFTTPLQTPSALLVHDMQPERAGIELATREQQEKEVAVAHARRFVCTSRDTRDDLLAFYPELNPRTIRQAHYPTKADPGQPIPPTQPAIAAFRAQYDLKRPYFVASATAHQPHMALLSDALTATDSDAFDLLCIDASGGEPTQTLLANGSRIVRVILDDASLAPAYAGAAALLHPWSDGLLQSAVEAMAYGCPIITTSSGRLAADVGRDAVLTIGDPSSASLVEAMRAVRDPANRNRLSAAGFQEAARLRCAPLADALRQAVHEISTEHRAGVHKTFYDTWTRLRTIQGDVDVVP from the coding sequence TTGACCCTCATAATCGACGGTGTCTTTCTGCAACTGCAACGCCCAGAATCGACCCAGTTGTGGCGCCCGCTGCTGCCGCTCCTGGCGAGCCATCTCGACATTCCCATCGTATTGCTCGATCGGGGCGGCCAACGCGAGCAAATCGCTGGCATCGAGGTGATCCCCTATCCGAGCTACAAGCCGAAATTCAACACACACGATTCGGCCTTGCTTGAGCGCGTCTGTCGGCACTATGGCGCGAGCGCCTTCGTGTCTACGCATTTCACTACACCCTTGCAGACGCCCTCGGCGCTCCTCGTCCACGACATGCAACCGGAGCGGGCAGGCATCGAACTCGCAACACGCGAACAACAGGAAAAGGAAGTGGCCGTCGCACACGCTCGCAGGTTCGTTTGCACATCGCGCGACACACGTGACGATCTGCTGGCGTTCTATCCAGAGTTGAACCCGCGCACTATTCGGCAGGCCCACTACCCAACCAAGGCCGATCCCGGCCAGCCCATCCCGCCCACGCAGCCGGCAATCGCGGCCTTCAGAGCTCAGTACGACCTGAAGCGGCCCTACTTCGTGGCATCCGCAACGGCCCACCAGCCTCACATGGCGCTGCTGTCGGACGCATTGACCGCCACAGATAGCGACGCGTTCGACCTGCTCTGCATCGATGCAAGCGGCGGTGAGCCTACACAGACCTTGCTCGCCAATGGCAGCCGAATCGTCCGAGTGATACTCGATGACGCCAGTCTGGCGCCAGCCTACGCAGGTGCGGCCGCACTGCTCCATCCATGGAGCGACGGGTTGCTCCAATCTGCTGTCGAGGCCATGGCATACGGCTGCCCCATCATCACGACATCGAGCGGCCGTCTGGCCGCGGACGTTGGGCGGGATGCGGTCCTAACAATCGGCGATCCCTCGTCAGCCTCGCTCGTTGAAGCAATGCGTGCCGTTCGCGACCCCGCCAATCGAAACCGGCTTTCGGCAGCGGGTTTTCAAGAGGCGGCGCGTCTACGCTGCGCGCCGCTGGCCGACGCGCTGAGGCAAGCGGTCCACGAGATCTCCACCGAGCATCGCGCCGGCGTTCACAAGACCTTCTACGACACCTGGACACGTTTACGAACTATTCAGGGTGACGTCGACGTCGTACCCTGA